In Candidatus Roseilinea sp., one DNA window encodes the following:
- a CDS encoding beta-N-acetylhexosaminidase, translating to MDSTNAPRALARGAFVCCQSTIVIRHFLATLLIVAFTSPPAVHGKTDAVAHRVEALMATMTTEQKVGQLFLVAFSGAQVSRSLKRMIERYHIGGVVLFESAGNIRSTGQVVKLINDAQALAKSSGAGIPLFVAIDEEGGKVARLPRIATWFPSQMALGATGSEAHARAMARAVAAELRALGVNMNLAPVLDVNDNPNNPVIGTRAFGSDPALVARLGAAMVDEYRSQGILATVKHFPGHGSTDVDSHAALPVVSRTLQSLIATDVLPFTRARADAVMTAHVLYSRLDPDAPATLSPKILHGLLRERLSYDGLIVSDSLLMGALTGRAPLNEIAVRAFAAGVDVLAIGADTGYTRLDRRTTYQAVLDAVNADPALQRRLDESVRRILTVKARYGLLDHQPADPRQAAVVLGDLAHRATADRIARDSVTQVRDEDRLIPIRSEANVWLVLPAAANDLGSRLRACHRKLTVTRMRQNPTAGEAKSLARRAARFDVVVLATMNVNQHPGHASVAKALAAGATPLIVVALQSPYDLLSLPEVKTYLTAFGDVPASLQALADVLCGNAEARGKLPVKLAP from the coding sequence ATGGACTCGACGAACGCGCCACGCGCTCTTGCACGTGGCGCGTTCGTTTGTTGCCAATCCACCATCGTGATCCGACACTTCCTCGCAACCCTCTTGATAGTCGCATTCACCTCCCCACCCGCCGTCCACGGCAAAACGGACGCCGTGGCGCACCGCGTCGAGGCGCTCATGGCGACGATGACGACCGAGCAGAAAGTCGGCCAGCTCTTCCTGGTGGCATTCTCCGGCGCGCAGGTGTCGCGCTCGCTCAAGCGCATGATCGAGCGCTATCACATCGGCGGTGTGGTGTTGTTCGAGAGCGCCGGCAACATCCGGAGCACCGGGCAGGTCGTCAAGCTGATCAACGACGCGCAAGCGCTGGCCAAGTCCAGCGGTGCGGGCATCCCCCTGTTCGTGGCCATAGACGAAGAAGGAGGCAAGGTGGCGCGCCTGCCGCGCATCGCGACGTGGTTCCCGTCGCAGATGGCACTGGGGGCGACCGGCTCCGAGGCGCATGCACGCGCGATGGCCCGTGCAGTGGCGGCGGAACTTCGCGCACTTGGCGTCAACATGAACCTTGCGCCGGTGCTCGACGTGAACGACAACCCAAACAACCCGGTGATCGGCACGCGCGCCTTCGGCTCCGATCCGGCGCTGGTGGCCAGGTTGGGCGCGGCGATGGTAGATGAGTATCGGTCGCAGGGCATCCTTGCAACCGTGAAGCACTTCCCCGGCCACGGCAGCACCGATGTGGATTCACATGCTGCCCTACCCGTCGTCAGCCGCACGCTGCAGTCGCTGATCGCGACCGACGTGCTCCCTTTCACCCGCGCCCGCGCCGACGCCGTCATGACGGCGCATGTGCTGTATTCACGCCTCGACCCTGACGCGCCGGCGACCCTTTCGCCCAAGATCCTACATGGGCTGCTGCGCGAACGGTTGAGCTACGACGGGTTGATCGTGAGCGACTCGCTGCTCATGGGCGCGCTCACCGGCCGCGCCCCGTTGAACGAAATCGCCGTGCGCGCCTTCGCAGCGGGCGTGGACGTGTTGGCCATCGGCGCCGACACCGGCTACACCCGGCTCGACCGGCGAACGACGTATCAGGCCGTGCTCGACGCGGTCAACGCCGATCCGGCGTTGCAGCGCCGGCTGGATGAGTCGGTGCGGCGCATCCTGACGGTCAAAGCGCGCTATGGCTTGCTCGATCACCAACCGGCCGATCCGCGCCAGGCCGCCGTCGTCTTAGGCGATCTTGCGCATCGCGCGACGGCCGATCGTATCGCCCGCGACAGCGTGACACAGGTGCGCGACGAAGACAGGCTCATCCCCATTCGCTCCGAGGCGAACGTGTGGTTAGTGCTGCCGGCTGCAGCCAACGATCTGGGCAGCCGGCTGCGCGCGTGTCATCGTAAGCTCACCGTGACGCGCATGCGTCAGAATCCGACGGCCGGGGAAGCGAAGTCGCTGGCCCGGCGCGCTGCGCGTTTCGACGTGGTGGTGCTGGCGACGATGAACGTGAACCAGCACCCCGGCCATGCATCGGTGGCAAAAGCCTTGGCTGCAGGCGCGACGCCGTTGATTGTGGTGGCGCTGCAAAGTCCGTATGACCTGTTGAGTCTCCCTGAGGTGAAGACCTAC
- the rpoB gene encoding DNA-directed RNA polymerase subunit beta produces the protein MAMYQNGATKSYARAANIQLLPKLIEVQIQSFKLFQDELLRELFEEISPIESFNGEMAIYFPGNYKQAREYGLTYWFEEPKVSIEECVERDLTYGAPLYAKVALHNRKTDEHKVDTIYFGEFPLMTENGTFIINGTERVVVSQLIRSPGVYFSADEDPNSGRPLGQAKLIPDRGAWMEFETRKSDYIVLKFNRKRTIPVTILLRALAAVDDGITKDILTTGTDEEIRALFADVDNNPDHQFIEATFKQEPEWAYKPSRPIAQEALIEFFKRVRPGDPPTLDNAREFMQQQLFDQRRYDLERVGRYKLNQRLNGEGIIPRTHRTITKRDIVELLRHMIQINNGVLPVDDVDHLGNRRVKTNGELIQNKLRVGLRRMERMVKERMSMPDNDSPSPVNLINIRPVVAAVREFFGSSQLSQFMEQTNPLSELTSKRTLSALGPGGLRRERAGFDVRDVHHSHYGRICPIETPEGPNIGLIGRLATYARVNAYGFLETPYRKVKNTVPNVASETEGRTLREDVLDSKGEVIAEAGTLIDHELAVKLQRYKTIEEIPVRPYVTDETVYMSADTEDKFTIAQASARLNDKGEFLDNRISVRRHQKFMFANPNQVDYMDISPKQIVGISAALIPFVEHDEASRALMGSNMQRQAVPLLKPHVPLVGTGMESQAAMDSGQVVVAAEDGEVVSVTGRQIVVQSGKGRRVYQLRKYNRSNQSTCIDQHPIVVKGQRIKKGQVIADSSSTQNGELALGQNVLVAFLSWEGGNYEDAILVSERLVREDLFTSIHIEKFETEARETKLGPEEITRDIPNVGEETLKDLDENGIIRIGAEVNQNDILVGKITPKGEKELSPEEKLLRAIFGEKSREVKDTSLRLPNGEHGKVVEVKVFNRDDHRDLPAGVNQMVRVSVAQRRKLTQGDKMAGRHGNKGVVSRVVPIEDMPFLEDGTPVDIILNPLGVPGRMNIGQILETHLGWAADRLGFRAISPVFDGASEAEIEAELCRAWMIDQAYRDITERAWMALRENGVDTETLRDDHDARMAYIAEWLADSDYDLDRATLDETYARRIVLDEWLKEKGYDPRELLVYENDPRSHKEREVADRKAVNACLRLWLESKGHKVGNLSDEKLRERANEVSLETGDPLPTLGKMRLIDGKTGEPFDKPVTVGYLHMLKLAHLVEDKVHARSTGPYSLVTQQPLGGKAQFGGQRFGEMEVWALEAYGAAHTLQEMLTVKSDDVQGRVKTYEAIVKGEPIEEPGIPASFKVLVKELQSLGLAVEAINEAGEVIHFGKDEDRRQMPKLGGFGLPGLEAPEQ, from the coding sequence ATGGCGATGTATCAGAACGGAGCGACGAAGTCATACGCCCGTGCGGCGAATATTCAACTTCTCCCCAAGCTGATCGAAGTGCAGATCCAGTCGTTCAAGTTATTCCAGGACGAACTGCTGCGTGAGTTGTTCGAGGAAATTTCGCCCATCGAGAGCTTCAACGGCGAAATGGCCATCTACTTCCCCGGCAACTACAAACAGGCCCGGGAATACGGTCTGACTTACTGGTTCGAGGAGCCGAAGGTCAGCATCGAGGAGTGCGTCGAACGCGACTTGACCTACGGCGCGCCGTTGTATGCCAAAGTGGCGTTGCACAACCGCAAGACCGACGAGCACAAGGTGGACACGATCTACTTCGGCGAGTTCCCGTTGATGACGGAGAACGGCACGTTCATCATCAACGGCACCGAGCGTGTGGTCGTGTCGCAGCTCATCCGCTCGCCCGGCGTGTATTTCAGTGCCGACGAAGACCCGAACAGCGGCCGGCCGCTCGGCCAAGCGAAGCTCATCCCGGACCGCGGCGCGTGGATGGAATTCGAGACGCGCAAGAGTGATTACATCGTCCTCAAGTTCAACCGCAAGCGCACCATCCCGGTCACGATCCTGCTGCGCGCGTTGGCCGCGGTGGACGACGGCATTACCAAGGACATCTTGACCACCGGCACCGACGAGGAGATCCGCGCGCTGTTCGCCGACGTGGACAACAACCCCGATCACCAATTCATCGAGGCCACGTTCAAGCAGGAGCCGGAATGGGCTTACAAGCCCTCGCGCCCCATCGCACAAGAGGCGCTGATCGAATTCTTCAAGCGCGTCCGTCCCGGCGACCCGCCTACGCTAGACAACGCGCGCGAGTTCATGCAGCAGCAGCTCTTCGACCAGCGCCGCTATGACCTGGAGCGGGTGGGACGCTACAAGCTGAACCAGCGCCTGAACGGCGAAGGCATCATCCCGCGCACGCACCGCACCATCACCAAGCGCGACATCGTCGAGCTGCTGCGCCACATGATCCAGATCAACAACGGCGTGCTGCCGGTGGACGACGTGGACCACTTGGGCAACCGCCGCGTGAAGACCAACGGCGAGCTGATCCAGAACAAACTGCGCGTCGGCCTGCGCCGCATGGAGCGCATGGTGAAGGAGCGCATGTCCATGCCGGATAACGACTCGCCTTCGCCGGTCAACCTGATCAACATCCGGCCGGTGGTTGCCGCGGTGCGCGAGTTCTTCGGCTCGTCGCAGCTCTCGCAGTTCATGGAGCAGACCAACCCACTGAGCGAGCTGACCAGCAAGCGCACGCTGTCGGCGCTCGGCCCAGGCGGCCTGCGCCGCGAGCGCGCCGGCTTCGACGTGCGCGACGTGCACCACAGCCATTACGGTCGCATCTGCCCGATCGAGACGCCCGAGGGCCCGAACATCGGCTTGATCGGCCGTCTGGCGACCTACGCGCGCGTGAACGCCTATGGCTTCCTGGAGACGCCCTATCGCAAGGTGAAGAATACCGTGCCCAACGTGGCATCCGAGACCGAAGGCCGCACGCTGCGCGAGGACGTGCTGGATAGCAAAGGCGAAGTGATCGCCGAAGCGGGCACCTTGATTGACCACGAACTGGCCGTCAAGCTGCAGCGCTACAAGACGATCGAAGAGATCCCCGTCCGGCCGTACGTCACCGATGAAACGGTCTACATGTCGGCTGACACGGAAGACAAGTTCACCATCGCGCAGGCCAGCGCCCGGCTCAACGACAAAGGCGAGTTTCTGGACAACCGCATCTCGGTGCGGCGTCACCAGAAGTTCATGTTCGCCAATCCGAATCAGGTGGACTACATGGACATCTCGCCCAAGCAAATCGTCGGCATCAGCGCGGCACTCATCCCGTTCGTCGAGCACGATGAGGCCTCGCGCGCGCTGATGGGCTCGAACATGCAGCGTCAGGCCGTGCCGCTGCTCAAGCCCCACGTGCCGCTCGTCGGCACCGGCATGGAGTCGCAGGCGGCCATGGACAGCGGCCAGGTGGTCGTCGCTGCGGAAGATGGCGAGGTCGTCAGCGTCACCGGCCGGCAGATCGTGGTGCAGAGCGGTAAAGGACGTCGTGTGTATCAGCTGCGCAAATACAACCGCAGCAACCAGAGCACGTGCATTGACCAGCATCCCATCGTCGTGAAGGGTCAGCGCATCAAGAAAGGCCAGGTCATCGCCGACTCGTCCAGCACCCAGAATGGCGAACTAGCGCTGGGCCAAAACGTGCTGGTGGCCTTCCTGAGCTGGGAGGGCGGCAACTACGAGGATGCCATCCTGGTGAGCGAGCGCCTTGTCCGTGAGGACTTGTTCACCTCGATCCACATCGAGAAGTTCGAGACCGAAGCACGCGAGACCAAGCTCGGGCCGGAGGAGATCACGCGCGACATCCCGAACGTCGGCGAGGAGACGCTCAAGGACCTCGACGAGAACGGCATCATCCGCATCGGCGCGGAGGTGAATCAGAACGACATTTTGGTCGGCAAGATCACCCCGAAGGGTGAAAAGGAGCTCTCGCCGGAGGAGAAGCTGCTGCGCGCGATCTTCGGCGAGAAGAGCCGCGAGGTGAAAGACACATCGCTGCGCTTGCCCAACGGTGAGCACGGCAAAGTCGTGGAGGTCAAGGTGTTCAACCGTGACGATCACCGCGACCTGCCGGCCGGTGTGAACCAGATGGTGCGCGTGAGCGTGGCGCAGCGCCGCAAGCTGACTCAGGGCGACAAGATGGCCGGCCGTCACGGCAACAAGGGCGTGGTCTCGCGCGTCGTCCCCATCGAGGACATGCCGTTCCTCGAGGACGGCACGCCGGTGGACATTATCCTGAACCCGCTGGGTGTGCCCGGCCGTATGAACATCGGCCAAATCCTGGAGACGCACCTCGGCTGGGCGGCCGACCGACTCGGCTTCCGCGCCATCTCGCCGGTCTTCGACGGCGCTTCGGAGGCCGAGATCGAGGCCGAGCTGTGCCGCGCCTGGATGATTGACCAGGCCTACCGCGACATCACCGAGCGTGCGTGGATGGCGCTGCGCGAAAACGGCGTGGACACCGAGACGCTGCGCGACGACCACGACGCCCGCATGGCCTATATCGCCGAATGGTTGGCCGATAGCGATTACGACCTCGACCGCGCTACGCTCGACGAGACGTATGCGCGCCGCATCGTGCTCGACGAATGGTTGAAAGAGAAGGGCTATGACCCGCGAGAACTGCTGGTCTATGAAAACGACCCGCGCTCGCACAAGGAGCGTGAAGTGGCCGACCGCAAGGCCGTGAACGCCTGCCTGCGCTTGTGGCTCGAGTCGAAGGGGCACAAGGTGGGCAACCTGAGCGATGAGAAGCTGCGCGAGCGCGCCAACGAGGTGAGCCTGGAGACCGGCGATCCGTTGCCGACGCTGGGTAAGATGCGGTTGATAGACGGCAAGACCGGTGAGCCGTTCGATAAGCCGGTGACCGTCGGCTATCTGCATATGCTCAAGCTGGCGCACCTGGTCGAGGATAAAGTGCACGCGCGCTCGACCGGCCCATACTCGCTGGTGACGCAGCAACCGCTGGGCGGCAAAGCACAGTTCGGCGGCCAGCGCTTCGGCGAGATGGAGGTGTGGGCACTGGAGGCGTACGGCGCAGCGCATACGCTCCAAGAGATGCTCACGGTCAAGTCCGATGACGTTCAGGGCCGCGTGAAGACCTACGAGGCCATCGTCAAGGGCGAGCCGATCGAGGAGCCCGGCATCCCGGCGTCGTTCAAGGTGCTGGTGAAGGAATTGCAGTCGCTCGGCCTGGCGGTCGAGGCAATCAACGAGGCCGGCGAAGTCATCCACTTCGGCAAGGACGAAGATCGCCGCCAGATGCCGAAGCTCGGCGGGTTCGGCTTGCCTGGTCTGGAAGCACCGGAACAATAG